TACATCCAAGAGCCGTGAACTTGGGCAAGTAATCCGCGCAGATGCGGAACGCGTTCGCGCAGTCCGAGAGGCGGTCTCGGCCGAAACAACCCTCTACATCGATGCGAACTGCAGCCTCGATGCATATCACGCAGGAAGACTTGCATCCATGGTTGCAGACTGCGGTATTGGCTTCTTCGAAGAGCCAGTAACGCAGAACGACGCAAGTGCACTTGCTCACCTACGCAGAACAAGCGGAATCCCCATTACTTGCGGCCAAAACGAAGGCCTCGCACACCGATTCAAAGACTGGCTAGTAAACGGAAGCGTTGACTATCTACAGCCCAATGTGGTCATCAGCGGAGGGTTTACACAATGCGCTCGCATTGCTGCTTTGGCGTCCGCGTTCAACGTGAACATCACAAACGGTGGTGCATTTCCATTGCACAACATGCATCTGCAAGCAGGGGTTTCCAACGGCACAAAGGTCGAATGGCACCTTCCCGTGGTTGCCCTGATGAAGGAAATCTATGAGGGCTACCCGGTACCCCAAGACGGAGAAATCGCGCTAACCGATAAACCAGGTCTGGGGTTCAGCCTCCGGCGTAGCGCACTCGAGCAGTTTGCAATTTGACGAGCCTTTCCCACACCCAACAACAAGGAGACATTGTGAGAAGAAGATGTTTTGTGAGTGCCTTGGTGAGTGTGCCATTCGTCAGTCCTGCAACTGCTCAGGCAAAAAAATGGACCGAGTCTCTTGCTAGATTCGTCGTTCCTGCTGCACCAGGCGGAACACTTGACCAGTTGACCAGACTGCTTGCGACCGAAGTGGGCAAGCTCACCGGACAGCGAGTCATCGTAGAAAACCGCGCAGGCGGAGCTGGCGCACCAGCGCGTCAGTATGTTGCTACAGGTCCGTCTGATGGGACATTAATTTTCATGGGCCAAGTTCACGAGATAACGCGTGCAGCCCTCGTGAATTCCGTGCCATATGCTATGACCAAAGAGCATTTCGAACCTGCGTCCATGATTGGAGAGGTTCCCAACGTTCTTGTAGTTAATTCCAAGTTGCCTGTGAAGTCCGTCAAAGACCTGCTTGACTGGGGCAAGCGCGAAGGCCGGGAGTTGAACTATGGGGTTGGGAGCATCGGGAATCTTCAAAACCTTGCTGGGATTCTCTTTCAGCAACAGTCGGGCCTAGCCCTCAAGTCAATTCCTTACAAGGGCAGCGGGCCTGCAATCGTTGACCTCATTAGCGGTCAGATTGACCTTCTCTTTGAGACCTTACCAGCCACTCTCGCACATGTTGCATCGGGGAAGCTACGCGCTCTCGCAGTGACATCCGTAAAGCGCAACCCTGCGCTCAAACATGTCCCGTCATTTACCGAATCTGGCTTCCCCAAGATGCAGATGACTACTTGGTATGGGGCCTTCCTCAGGACAGGTGTTAGTCAAGCAACTACTTCCCAAGTTGCAACGGCGATAAGCACGGCTCTTGCCTCCCCTGAGTTGACTACTGCATGGAGTCAAGCCGGAATGTTGCCCCCTCCTTACGTGTCTGGAGAACGGTTTAGCGAGTTCGTAAGCACGGAAGAGAAGCGATGGAGCGACCTAGTCAAAGCCACTGGGGCGAAGGTCGATGAGTGAGTCACGACCAGACCGACCGACAAACAAAATCAGGAAGAGCAAGAAATGGAATTGATAACAGTTCGTGACGCCGTCTACGACTTCATGCGCCAGTGCGGTGCCAACAAATGGTTTGGCAATCCGGGGTCAACTGAGCTACCGATGCTCAAACATTTCCCTGATGATTTCGAGTACGTACTTGGCTTGCAAGAGGCAACTGTGGTTGGCATGGCTGATGGCTATGCCCAAATTACAGGGCGAGCTGCTTTTGTAAATCTGCACTCAGCTGCCGGAATTGGCAATGCCATGGGCAATATTTATACAGCGTTCAAGAACCAGACTCCTATGGTGATTGTTGCTGGCCAGCAGTCCAGAGGCATACAACAG
This DNA window, taken from Comamonas testosteroni TK102, encodes the following:
- a CDS encoding Bug family tripartite tricarboxylate transporter substrate binding protein encodes the protein MTSLSHTQQQGDIVRRRCFVSALVSVPFVSPATAQAKKWTESLARFVVPAAPGGTLDQLTRLLATEVGKLTGQRVIVENRAGGAGAPARQYVATGPSDGTLIFMGQVHEITRAALVNSVPYAMTKEHFEPASMIGEVPNVLVVNSKLPVKSVKDLLDWGKREGRELNYGVGSIGNLQNLAGILFQQQSGLALKSIPYKGSGPAIVDLISGQIDLLFETLPATLAHVASGKLRALAVTSVKRNPALKHVPSFTESGFPKMQMTTWYGAFLRTGVSQATTSQVATAISTALASPELTTAWSQAGMLPPPYVSGERFSEFVSTEEKRWSDLVKATGAKVDE
- a CDS encoding mandelate racemase/muconate lactonizing enzyme family protein, which translates into the protein MRITSIRAHALVVPTAVQVPGVGEHREQLGCCVVVVETDEGYVGHGLTGITQEAVVQTVVNDVLAPALIGTDPMLHEARWEQMYWMLSSRGQTGYAQHAIAALDIALWDIKGHALQQPIWKLLGGARKRVPVYSTFGFDFLSKDELVAAAKSITAQGLRHLKMVVGHRALQRRDTSKSRELGQVIRADAERVRAVREAVSAETTLYIDANCSLDAYHAGRLASMVADCGIGFFEEPVTQNDASALAHLRRTSGIPITCGQNEGLAHRFKDWLVNGSVDYLQPNVVISGGFTQCARIAALASAFNVNITNGGAFPLHNMHLQAGVSNGTKVEWHLPVVALMKEIYEGYPVPQDGEIALTDKPGLGFSLRRSALEQFAI